Proteins encoded within one genomic window of Scheffersomyces stipitis CBS 6054 chromosome 3, complete sequence:
- the PHO82 gene encoding vacuolar alkaline phosphatase (go_process metabolism), whose product MANFVFPKICNLSILALAVYLYLFDVTVAAPVDNSKETKKNIIFLISDGMGAASVQLARSFRQVRDDLPYNDLLELDNYLIGTFRTKSNSSYVTDSAAAGTALATGFKSYNKAINVDPEGKPVGSIGEALKLQGYAIGIVVTTKVTDATPSVWAAHAIDRSSEPLIAEQLLGDHPLGRIPDLILGGGRAQFVPATEEGGARKDSRNLIEEVQTNGTWSYVGDRESFDQLQGGDNVTLPLLGLFADKDFPYRIDREDSEYPSLVEETQVALKALSKATEDSEKGFFLLVEASRPDHAGHGNDAPSIAREVLEFDDVVTEVLKFVEESETETIVIATADHETGGLAVFGRSPKDYQAILNATHSSEFLVNAIDEFEQKDNDDEFRKFIQQTVIEQGLGLTNYTQEEVDILVNGARNEDQNLQVAIGNLTNSRSEVSWGSTDHTAVDVDIYSYSNSPILFQKILNTKDGLLGTHENTDFSVFIKSITGIDLEEVTDKIQNVTLA is encoded by the coding sequence ATGGCTAACTTTGTCTTTCCAAAAATTTGCAACCTCTCGATCCTTGCTTTAGCGGTTTACTTATACTTGTTTGATGTTACAGTTGCTGCTCCTGTTGACAACTCCAAGgagaccaagaagaacatcatcttcttgatttcagaTGGTATGGGAGCTGCTTCAGTTCAATTGGCTAGATCGTTTAGACAGGTACGTGACGACCTTCCAtacaacgacttgttggaattggacAACTACTTGATTGGTACTTTCAGAACCAAGTCCAACTCCTCGTATGTGACTGactctgctgctgctggtacGGCCTTGGCAACTGGTTTCAAGTCTTACAACAAGGCCATAAACGTTGACCCAGAAGGAAAGCCAGTAGGATCTATCGGTGAGGCTCTTAAGTTGCAGGGTTATGCtattggtattgttgttaCCACTAAGGTCACAGACGCTACTCCATCTGTTTGGGCTGCACATGCCATAGATAGAAGCAGTGAACCATTGATTGCGGAACAGTTATTGGGTGACCATCCATTAGGTAGAATTCCTGACTTAATTCTTGGTGGTGGTAGAGCACAGTTCGttccagcaacagaagaaggtggTGCTCGTAAGGATTCCAGAAACTTGAtcgaagaagttcaaacCAACGGAACTTGGAGCTATGTCGGAGACAGAGAATCGTTTGATCAATTGCAAGGTGGTGACAATGTCACATTGCCATTGTTGGGATTATTTGCTGATAAAGATTTCCCATACAGAATTGACCGTGAGGATTCTGAATACCCTAGTTTAGTAGAAGAGACACAAGTCGCATTGAAAGCTTTGAGCAAGGCTACTGAAGACTCCGAAAAAgggttcttcttgttggttgaAGCATCTAGACCTGATCATGCTGGCCATGGTAATGATGCACCATCCATTGCTCGCGAAGTTTTGGAGTTCGATGATGTTGTAACCGAAGTCCTTaagtttgttgaagaatctgaaactGAAACTATTGTTATCGCAACTGCTGATCACGAAACTGGAGGCTTGGCTGTTTTTGGCAGATCTCCAAAGGACTATCAAGCCATCTTGAATGCTACTCATTCTAGTGAATTTTTGGTGAATGCTATTGATGAATTCGAACAGAAGGATAATGATGATGAGTTCAGAAAGTTCATCCAACAAACCGTCATTGAGCAAGGCTTGGGGCTTACTAACTAcacccaagaagaagttgacatACTTGTTAATGGTGCCAGAAATGAAGAccaaaatcttcaagttgcaaTTGGAAATTTAACTAATTCCAGATCTGAGGTTTCGTGGGGTTCCACAGACCACACTGCTGTTGATGTGGATATCTACTCGTACTCCAATTCTCCTattctcttccaaaaaATCTTGAACACCAAAGATGGATTGCTTGGCACTCACGAAAACACAGATTTCAGTGTTTTCATCAAGTCCATCACTGGTattgatttggaagaagtcacAGACAAGATCCAAAATGTTACTCTTGCTTAA